In Pelmatolapia mariae isolate MD_Pm_ZW linkage group LG2, Pm_UMD_F_2, whole genome shotgun sequence, one DNA window encodes the following:
- the LOC134645520 gene encoding rho guanine nucleotide exchange factor 9 isoform X4: MDLRLGPGSQRSALSHRRGENSSARWSRAGTPGAPSRLRVEMNDLISGGSIVNAEAVWDHVTMADRELAFKAGDVIKVLDASNKDWWWGQIDEEEGWFPASFVRVEPHPPQPQTKQVFYINPIATPRFQNTTSKLWVNQEDGGAEPAEGTSEVQNGHLDPTNDCLCLGSPLQNRDQMRANVINEIMSTERHYIKHLKDICEGYLRQCRKRVDMFNDDQLKVIFGNIEDIYRFQMGFVRDLEKQYNTEEPHLSEIGPCFLEHQDGFWIYSEYCNNHLDACMELSKLMRDGRYQHFFEACRLLQQMIDIAIDGFLLTPVQKICKYPLQLAELLKYTAQEHSDYRYVAAALAVMRNVTQQINERKRRLENIDKIAQWQASVLDWEGDDILDRSSELIYTGELSWIYQPYGRSQQRVFFLFDHQLVLCKKDLIRRDILYYKGRIDMDRYEVRDTIDGRDEDFNVSVKNAFKLCNKDSEEIHIFLAKKPEEKIRWLRAFAEERKMVQEDEKIGFEISEYQKRQAAMTVRKVTKQKGVNRCTPPSYPPPQDPLSVGQYEVTEDMAQGEVFEFSQSKRGQAPFWQNFSRLAPFKK, from the exons ATGGATCTGCGCTTGGGGCCCGGTTCGCAGCGCAGCGCACTTTCACACAGGAGAGGAGAGAACAGCAGTGCGCGTTGGTCGAGAGCGGGGACACCCGGCGCTCCATCACGGCTACGCGTTGAAATGAATGAC TTGATAAGTGGAGGTTCAATCGTCAACGCTGAGGCGGTATGGGACCATGTGACCATGGCGGACCGGGAGTTGGCGTTTAAGGCCGGCGACGTCATCAAGGTGCTGGACGCCTCCAACAAGGACTGGTGGTGGGGCCAGATTGATGAGGAGGAAGGATGGTTCCCTGCCAGCTTTGTACGG GTGGAACCCCACCCTCCTCAGCCCCAAACAAAACAGGTTTTCTATATCAACCCCATAGCAACTCCACGGTTCCAAAACACCACGTCAAAG CTGTGGGTGAACCAGGAAGACGGTGGAGCAGAGCCAGCTGAAGGAACCAGTGAGGTACAGAACGGGCACCTGGATCCAACCAATGACTGCTTGTGTCTGGGCTCACCCCTCCAAAACCGAGACCAGATGAGGGCTAACGTTATAAATGAGATTatgagcacagagagacattatATCAAACACCTCAAGGACATCTGTGAG GGCTACTTGCGCCAGTGCAGGAAGCGCGTGGACATGTTTAACGACGACCAGTTAAAGGTCATCTTTGGAAACATCGAGGACATCTACCGCTTTCAGATGGGTTTTGTCAGAGATTTGGAGAAACAGTACAACACAGAGGAACCGCACCTCTCTGAAATCGGGCCGTGCTTTTTAGAACAC CAAGACGGTTTCTGGATTTATTCAGAATACTGCAACAACCACTTGGATGCCTGTATGGAGCTGAGCAAACTGATGAGGGATGGCAGGTACCAGCACTTCTTCGAAGCCTGTCGCCTCCTCCAGCAAATGATTGACATCGCCATAGATGGCTTCTTGCTCACGCCCGTCCAGAAAATCTGCAAATATCCACTCCAGTTGGCCGAGCTTCTTAAATACACCGCACAGGAGCACAG TGACTATCGATACGTGGCAGCAGCGCTGGCAGTAATGCGGAACGTCACCCAGCAAATCAACGAGAGGAAGAGACGGCTGGAGAATATTGACAAGATCGCCCAGTGGCAAGCCTCGGTTCTGGACTGGGAG GGGGATGATATATTGGACAGGAGCTCAGAGCTCATCTACACTGGGGAGTTGTCATGGATCTATCAGCCGTATGGACGCAGCCAGCAGCgagtcttcttcctctttgatCACCAGCTGGTCCTCTGTAAGAAG GATCTGATACGCCGGGACATCCTGTACTATAAGGGCCGCATTGACATGGATCGCTACGAGGTGCGGGACACTATAGACGGGCGTGACGAAGACTTCAACGTTAGTGTGAAGAATGCCTTTAAATTGTGCAACAAAGACAGCGAGGAGATCCACATCTTCCTGGCCAAGAAGCCAGAGGAGAAGATCCGCTGGCTCAGGGCCTTCGCCGAGGAGAGGAAGATGGTGCAGGAGGATGAGAAAATCG GTTTTGAGATCTCTGAGTACCAGAAGCGACAGGCAGCCATGACAGTGAGAAAAGTGACCAAACAGAAAG